In Colletotrichum destructivum chromosome 8, complete sequence, the following proteins share a genomic window:
- a CDS encoding Putative ATP synthase, F0 complex, subunit G: MSSALARPLMRTTARTLPSRLALRFESTASKKASESAKDAAGKASEYSAKAAQGLSRAASAAGPALSGAVSALGKVGGRTGKVINFIEKQVPWVIYYSRVGLELSKIVFHGQKMAPPPVSTFQSYFQNAVGVLKNPSTLLSSVSSTAGSAASAAAAKPATFASRINTATVAFGAVVAAECLGFFTVGEMLGRLKLVGYHGETHAAHH; the protein is encoded by the exons ATGTCttccgccctcgcccgcccgctGATGCGGACCACCGCTCGCACCCTCCCTTCGCGCCTCGCCCTCCGTTTCGAGTCCACCGCCTCTAAGAAGGCCAGCGAGTCCGCGAAGGATGCCGCTGGAAAGGCCAGCGAGTACtcggccaaggccgcccaggGCCTGAGCCGTGCTGCCAGCGCCGCTGGTCCCGCTCTCTCTGGCGCCGTCAGCGCCCTCGGcaaggtcggcggccgcACCGGCAAGGTTATCAACTTCATCGAGA AGCAGGTTCCTTGGGTCATCTACTACTCCCgcgtcggccttgagctgTCCAAGATTGTCTTCCACGGCCAGAAGATGGCTCCTCC CCCCGTCAGCACCTTCCAGTCCTACTTCCAGaatgccgtcggcgtcctgaAGAACCCCAGCACCCTTCTGAGCTCCGTGTCCTCAACCGCCGGCTCTgctgcctctgccgccgccgccaagcccgCCACCTTTGCCTCGCGCATCAACACCGCCACCGTGGCCttcggtgccgtcgtcgctgctgaGTGCCTCGGCTTCTTCACCGTTGGCGAGATGCTTGGCCGCCTGAAGCTTGTCGGCTACCACGGCGAGACCCACGCTGCCCATCACTAA
- a CDS encoding Putative GroES-like superfamily, alcohol dehydrogenase-like, NAD(P)-binding domain superfamily, translated as MSPSAVDPPASVGSVKPSKANIGVFTNPAHDLWINEAEPKLEAVQAGEGLKHGEVTVAVRSTGICGSDVHFWKHGCIGPMIVDGDHILGHESAGEILAVHPSVTHLKVGDRVAIEPNVICNACEPCLTGRYNGCEQVQFLSTPPVPGLLRRYVNHPAVWCHKIGNMTYENGAMLEPLSVALAGMQRAGVRLGDPVLVCGAGPIGLITLLCAKAAGACPLVVTDIDDGRLAFAKELVPTAITHKVGRGTAEEEAKRIVESFGGVEPAVAMECTGVESSIASAVWASKFGGKVFIIGVGRNEINFPFMRASVREVDIQLQYRYCNTWPRAIRLVESGVVDLSKLVTHKFTLEDALGAFEAARDPKSGAIKVMIQSLD; from the exons ATGTCTCCCTCCGCTGTTGACCCTCCTGCGTCCGTCGGCTCTGTCAAGCCGTCTAAGGCCAACATTGGCGTCTTCACCAACCCCGCACACGACCTGTGGATCAATGAGGCCGAGCCCAAGCTGGAAGCTGTTCAGGCCGGAGAGGGATTGAAGCATGGCGAGGTCACAGTGGCGGTCCGGAGCACCGGCATTTGCGG GTCCGACGTTCACTTTTGGAAGCACGGATGCATCGGTCCCATGATTGTCGACGGTGACCACATTCTCGGCCACGAATCCGCCGGTGAGATCCTCGCTGTCCACCCCAGCGTCACCCACctcaaggtcggcgaccGCGTCGCCATCGAGCCCAACGTTATCTGCAACGCCTGCGAACCCTGCTTGACCGGCCGTTACAATGGCTGCGAGCAGGTCCAATTCTTGTCCACTCCGCCCGTCCCTGGTCTCCTGCGCAGATACGTCAACCACCCCGCCGTCTGGTGCCACAAGATTGGCAACATGACATACGAGAACGGCGCCATGCTGGAGCCTCTGAGTgttgccctcgccggcatgCAGCGTGCTGGCGTACGCCTCGGCGATCCGGTCCTCGTttgcggcgccggccccaTCGGCCTCATCACCCTTCTCtgcgccaaggccgccggtgCCTGCCCactggtcgtcaccgacatTGACGACGGACGTCTGGCTttcgccaaggagctggtGCCCACGGCCATCACGCACAAGGTCGGTCGTGGAactgccgaggaggaggccaagcgcATCGTCGAGTCCTTCGGAGGCGTCGAGCCCGCCGTGGCCATGGAGTGCACCGGCGTTGAGAGCAGTATCGCCTCTGCCGTCTGGGCTTCCAAGTTCGGTGGCAAGGTCTTCATCATCGGTGTAGGCCGTAACGAGATCAACTTTCCCTTCATGCGCGCTAGCGTCCGCGAGGTCGACATCCAACTGCAGTACCGCTACTGCAACACTTGGCCCAGAGCCATTCGGTTGGTTGAGAGCGGTGTCGTCGACCTCAGCAAATTGGTGACGCACAAGTTCACGCTTGaagacgccctcggcgctTTCGAGGCGGCCAGAGACCCCAAGTCGGGTGCGATCAAGGTTATGATCCAGAGCCTGGACTAA
- a CDS encoding Putative S-adenosyl-L-methionine-dependent methyltransferase superfamily: protein MSQNGGTPDVASDYSDHGRVYGGFRRGRYLLPIDEAEQDRLDIFHKLIFLARKSKLHDALLPERAQVLDLGTGTGIWAIDVGDSLYKGEDNQGRVLGLDLAYIQPKVIPTCVSFVRADVEAPWPAPEQTFDMVHIQMLLGSIRDWPDLYRKSFRHIRPGGCIEQVEVEWMFRSDDNTLPPDSPLVLWGNTLQRAMQTYRQPIDIFDTRAELHAAGFTNITEEVVKLPINPWSTDAFEQEIGRWFNLGLTHGFEALTLAPFVQIERWPTHQVERLVEDLKMDICRLHVHAYCRM, encoded by the exons ATGTCTCAAAACGG TGGGACTCCCGATGTCGCTTCGGATTATTCTGATCACGGCCGTGTCTATGGGGGTTTTAGACGAGGCAGATACTTGCTCCCGATCGACGAG GCCGAGCAAGACAGGCTGGACATCTTCCACAAGCTCATCTTCCTGGCACGAAAAAGCAAACTACATGATGCATTATTGCCCGAAAGGGCTCAGGTCCTTGATCTCGGGACGGGCACTGGCATATGGgccatcgacgtcggcga CTCGCTTTACAAGGGCGAGGACAATCAGGGCCGCGTACTAGGGCTCGACCTTGCCTACATTCAACCCAAAGT GATCCCCACGTGTGTTTCGTTCGTGCGCGCCGATGTCGAAGCGCCGTGGCCAGCGCCAGAGCAGACCTTCGATATGGTCCACATTCAGATGCTGCTCGGCTCCATACGGGACTGGCCAGATCTGTACCGAAAATCCTTCAGGCACATTAGGCCTGGTGGCTGTATCGAGCAGGTGGAAGTTGAATGGATGTTCCGTAGCGACGACAACACCTTGCCGCCGGATTCGCCTCTTGTTCTTTGGGGCAACACCTTGCAGCGTGCGATGCAGACTTACAGGCAACCCATAGACATATTCGACACCAGAGCAGAACTTCATGCTGCGGGTTTTACTAACATCACCGAGGAAGTGGTCAAACTGCCGATCAACCCGTGGAGCACTGACGCCTTCGAGCAAGAGATTGGTCGGTGGTTCAATCTCGGCTTGACGCATGGTTTCGAGGCCCTGACACTCGCACCCTTCGTCCAAATAGAACGTTGGCCAACGCACCAGGTGGAGAGGCTGGTGGAAGATCTCAAGATGGACATTTGCCGGCTCCACGTACATGCCTACTGCCGAATGTGA
- a CDS encoding Putative isochorismatase, with protein MRRSDLTFGPTGDEWHYERSSRTYDLTRGRWPAWTFGTSQGPAETSISVAPRSTALVIVDMQNYFLHPRCRDHPAGLAAAEKTKRVIKKCRELGIQVIWLNWGLDDDDLAAMPASVQRGFSRSLIQGGEGPGDTVVRLGLGADLGDGQGRCLVAGEWNADIYEPLKLSACPEDVRCNKNRMSGMWSPEQPLRRYLERSGSAADSGGGECERTRTLLFCGVNTDQCVLSTLTDAYNAGWDCILLEDCCATKTPRAQEVCLYNVAGSFGFVTSSETFLAGKAS; from the exons ATGCGCCGTTCAGACTTGACCTTTGGCCCGACGGGCGACGAATGGCACTACGAGAGATCATCGCGAACCTATGATCTCACCCGGGGCCGTTGGCCGGCCTGGACGTTCGGCACGAGCCAAGGGCCCGCTGAGACGTCCATTTCGGTCGCACCCCGCAGCACGGCGCTCGTGATTGTCGACATGCAGAACTACTTTCTGCACCCGAGGTGTCGAGACCATCCGGCCGGGCTGGCCgcggcggagaagacgaagagggtcATTAAGAAATGCCGCGAACTAGGCATCCAG GTAATTTGGCTAAATTGGggtctggacgacgacgacctcgcggCCATGCCCGCCAGCGTCCAGCGCGGCTTCTCTCGATCGTTGATccaggggggggaggggccgggCGACACGGTCGTCCGACTCGGTCTAGGCgcggatctcggcgacggccaggggcgctgcctcgtcgccggggaGTGGAATGCAGACATCTACGAGCCACTGAAGCTGAGCGCCTGCCCGGAGGACGTGCGCTGCAACAAGAATAGGATGTCGGGCATGTGGAGCCCAGAGCAGCCGCTCCGGAGGTACCTGGAGCGATCCGGATCGGCGGCGGACTCCGGCGGGGGGGAGTGTGAACGCACTCGAACTCTTCTCTTTTGCGGCGTCAACACGGACCAGTGTGTCCTGAGTACACTGACGGATGCCTACAACGCCGGGTGGGACTGTATCTTGCTCGAGGACTGCTGTGCAACGAAGACGCCCAGGGCCCAGGAGGTATGCCTGTACAATGTTGCC GGCTCGTTCGGGTTCGTCACCTCGAGCGAGACTTTTCTCGCGGGGAAGGCCTCGTGA